tattatcatattttaaatataaatctaaataatatttaaatctaagatcttcagaagatatttaggcatattattctcaacactcctccttgactGAATATCTTTTGTGCGTATCCAATCTGagcttcttgaaaaattattcttcttgttttgattcttcttcttatcACAAGCTTTAACATCTTTGTGCCTTGTGGACTTCATGGTAGAAACATTGCATTTGTTATGACTTTTAGGTGATTTTTCACAAGCATATTTATTCTCCTCCttaacttgaaatttcttcaaaataccTGAATCTTCGCGATCTTCTTTGAATTTaagttcttttttctcttcaataatatgatcattcttcattaaatctaaaacaaatcTTTTGCCTTTAATCTGAGATGTGATCACTTCCTTATTGTTTTGATCCTTAATCACACAACTTTTATGTTCAAATAtcactttataatttttctccAACAACTGAGCAACACTTAAAAGATTCTGATTAATTTCCGGAACATATAAAACATTGGAAATTTGTTTCATACCTGCATgagttttaattgaaattgtttCAATGCCTTCTACTGCAATTTGTTCTCCATTCCCAATTCTGACTTTGGAAATAGAAGTTTTATTGAGCTCTTTGAAAAGATCTCGATCATAAGTCATATGGTTTGTGCAACCACTGTCAATGAGCCATTCTTTTGACGGTTTGTGGTTGTAAAACCTGAGATTGCAAGTAATAGTTCATGGTCTTCTTCATATTGTTCATGAGCAATGTTAACATctccttgttgttgttgtgatgtGCATACCTTCATCATATGACCTAATTTACCACATTTTTCACATTTTGCATCAGGCCTCCACCAACAATTCTTTGGTGAGTGATTATCCTTTTTGCAATGAGGACATGGTTTGTGTTGGTATTTCTTTCCAAAACCTTTTGCTAGACATATACCATCTATAGTTCTTTCTTCCCTCATAAgtcttctttgttcttgtgcATGCAATGCATGTAACACTTCTGGCAGAGTGATTTTACTCAAATCTTTTGTGTTCTCCAAGGCGGCTATAGAGGCTTCATATCTTTCAGGTACCGTTACAAGGAGTTTTTCCACAATTCTGGAATCAGAAAATTGAGTGCCTAGTAATCGTACCTTATTAGCAATACCCAATAATTTATCAGCGTATGTCTTGATTGTTTCATCCTCCTTCATTCTTTGCAACTCGAACTCTCTCAATAAATTCATAACTTGCATGCTTCGAATCCTTTCATCTCCTTTATATTCTTCTTTTAGGTAATCCCAAATTTCTTTTGGTGTTTTGAGAGTCATGATTTTAATAAAGACGGTTTGTGAGACACTTGCAAACAAACAAGTCTTTGCCTTTGCCCTcttggtttttctttctttatgagTTTTCATCTGTTCTGCTGTGGGATCTTTTGGTAACGAAGAAACATCGTAATCATCCTCCACAGTTTCCGATAGATCTAGAGCATCTAAGAATGCCTCCATTCTCACCGCCCAAAGATCATAGTCTTCTCCATCAAAGATCGGAGGAGCAACCTTTGAAAAATCCATCTTCACAGGTCCTTATGAACGTTGGCTCGGATGccactgatatggtttttttgtgtttttgtattgcggaatttggtgagatataaatttagggagaaaactctcctcaaatatagggttatatgaagaatactaaagttcttgttttattcgttatgcttatggctctatatatagagctacataaaaaacaaatcatatatttttaaaataaaactaatcctataataaattctaaacaaatcttaaatattctaaatagaaatataaatcataaaacctaatattatcatattttaaatataaatctaaataatatttaaatctaagatcttcagaagatatttaggcatattattctcaacactAAACACCAttcagaaaaagagaaagagaactTACGTACGGCCAAAACGACccctaaaccaaaaccaagaaaaagttttaatatCATCTACAAGTTTGGAAGCATCCGGTAAGGCTCCattaaaaacaacattatttcTAAGCTTTCATAAGCACCATGTAGTGGTCAGCCAAATCAAATGACGAATCCGATTACATTTTTTTGATTTAACCAAAGAACCAAATGATAAAAAGTGATTCCAACCTTCCAAGTCTGACGGTAAACTCTGTCCTAACCATCTATATATAGTTTCCCACACACTTTTAACAAAAGAGCAATTGAAGAATAGATGGGAACAGTCTTCCATAcgcatataacaaaaaatacaagaaatatcATGCAGATTATTCTAACACGGTTGTTTTGGAGTCAAATGTTTTGGATGCTATCCAAAAGCTTTGGAAAAACGATGTTCCAtctaaagttaatatttttggtTGGAGATTGCTTCTAGAGTGCATGATGTTGaaattaatactaataaaaagatcaatattttactaaaatgattttgatCATGTTCATGCGCCCATGGCAAATAATATTATTCTAGTCGCCATAATAGTCATGCCACGAAAATATTAGTCGATGACCTATCAACTGGTTAAGAGAAGATCAAGTCAATGAGTTTGTTCAGTGTACCCCACAGAATACCTCATATTAATATTGACTtattagattatataaatttttaaaaggtGAGGAATAGTCtaagtaaaaatattttcattttcttttattgatgTGATATGGATGCATAACCTCATACTAGGAAATAAAGTCCcgataatccagagttcgaGAGCGAGATAAATAAAATCAGGCTCAGAATTGTTCTTATTAAGAATCAAAACTTATGTTCCCTAAAGCGTTTATTTCAGGGCAGTTCATTGAGTTCAATGTCTTGATTGAGGGTGTGGTAATTGCCTTTTTTTTCCCCTAATTAACCAGGTTTGTATGtggttatatttttaaatttacatgtggtaccaataaatttatttttagttcacttgtaaattcattgaatatctaatttttattggttgtttggttaatttaataattttttttccacaaaaGCATCAATGTAATATTTGGTAACTTAGAAATTATGTCTTTTTGtctgaaaaatataaataaattcttaGTTGAACTATATATGAATTGATTTAAGAGATgtgttatttaaaaaatttaatttatatctactgtcaatgtaaaattatttcacACGTACGTCGAATAAataccaacacatcatgtattgtgtttaaaaacacattatatgtcatattcattaaatgatgtggcatcacatcattggatgtatgtgcaaaaaatctttacaccgacagtgcacaacaattaaccTCTTATTTAAacacataaaaatcatttttaaaaaacactAACGtgttctgtcaaaaaaaaaaaacactaatgtGAAAGTGCACTTGTCGTGTGATTGatcacatatatttaaaatgaACATCAAAATCGTTTAATTGGAGATCGAATTCTCaccttcaaaatttaaaataaaaaagtaaaaaattgaatggtTTAAATTTgcacaaaagaaaaatttatggGAGACGAtccattttcattttagttgGATCTCcacaacaaaattatttaagaaCAACTGAGATcgatttatattttacaaaaataattctACACCAGACAATTTCATCTTTTTCACTGCTTTCTTTctcatttcttttttctttattaaaaatcaaaataatattaattataataataatattttcaatatttacTTTTTCGTTAAAGTGACATCATACAATAcaattaacatatataaataaatagaggTGTGTGCTATTTAGAT
This portion of the Trifolium pratense cultivar HEN17-A07 linkage group LG3, ARS_RC_1.1, whole genome shotgun sequence genome encodes:
- the LOC123915018 gene encoding uncharacterized protein LOC123915018; amino-acid sequence: MDFSKVAPPIFDGEDYDLWAVRMEAFLDALDLSETVEDDYDVSSLPKDPTAEQMKTHKERKTKRAKAKTCLFASVSQTVFIKIMTLKTPKEIWDYLKEEYKGDERIRSMQVMNLLREFELQRMKEDETIKTYADKLLGIANKVRLLGTQFSDSRIVEKLLVTVPERYEASIAALENTKDLSKITLPEVLHALHAQEQRRLMREERTIDGICLAKGFGKKYQHKPCPHCKKDNHSPKNCWWRPDAKCEKCGKLGHMMKVCTSQQQQGDVNIAHEQYEEDHELLLAISGFTTTNRQKNGSLTVVAQTI